From Salipiger profundus, a single genomic window includes:
- the glgB gene encoding 1,4-alpha-glucan branching protein GlgB, whose translation MTDAKHPTASDFQRLIQGHHDDPFALLGPHFADDTQYVTAFDPGAHQMWAVIDGTSHPLDPVQDAPGVFRGKVPGDAPYHLKGAAQGSEWEFEDAYRFGPVLGEVDEYLLGEGRHHRMWEALGAHIREHEGCWGTQFAVWAPNAQRVSVVGEFNWWNGLRHSMRRRGATGVWEIFIPNVTDGAIYRYEIVGPDGTIQPLKADPVGFGSEHPPANASIVRDITGYGWSDDAWMTTRAEAQKREAPISVYEVHLPSWRRKNDNRPISYIEAAQELVEYVTEMGFTHIELLPISEYPFDGSWGYQPVGLFAPTIRCGLPHEFRDLVNAAHRAGLGIILDWVPGHFPTDPHGLGKFDGTALYEHADPREGFHRDWNTLIYNYGRAEVANFLTANALYWLEEYHADGLRVDAVASMLYRDYSRNPGEWVPNKDGGRENYEAIDLLRRVNTESYGENPGIMTVAEESTAYPGVSQPVDQGGLGFGFKWNMGWMNDTLEYMKTDPLYRTHHHHKMTFGLVYAFSENFILPISHDEVVHGKGSMLGKMPGNEWEKFANLRAYYGFMWGHPGKKLLFMGQELAQRSEWNHDAQVDWDCLSNPQHAGMQALVRDLNTLYRDTPALYARDCFESGFEWIIGDDQTNSVFAWIRHGNDGDPDVVVICNMTPQEHGSYRVGMPAKGRWREALNSDSELYGGGNRGNYGGVDAKDGTHHGQPAYADVTLPPLSAIYLVHEG comes from the coding sequence ATGACAGATGCAAAGCACCCCACCGCTTCGGACTTTCAACGCCTGATCCAAGGGCATCACGACGATCCATTCGCGCTGCTGGGGCCGCATTTCGCGGATGACACCCAGTATGTGACCGCCTTCGATCCCGGCGCGCACCAGATGTGGGCCGTGATCGACGGCACGAGCCATCCGCTCGACCCGGTGCAGGATGCGCCGGGCGTGTTTCGCGGCAAGGTTCCGGGCGATGCGCCGTATCACCTCAAGGGGGCCGCGCAGGGCAGCGAGTGGGAGTTCGAGGACGCCTACCGGTTCGGACCGGTGCTGGGCGAGGTTGACGAATACCTGCTGGGCGAAGGCCGTCACCACCGCATGTGGGAAGCGCTCGGCGCCCATATCCGCGAGCACGAGGGCTGCTGGGGCACGCAGTTCGCCGTCTGGGCCCCGAACGCGCAGCGGGTCTCGGTGGTGGGCGAGTTCAACTGGTGGAACGGGCTGCGCCACAGCATGCGCCGCCGTGGCGCCACCGGCGTGTGGGAAATCTTCATCCCGAATGTTACCGACGGCGCGATCTACCGCTACGAGATCGTCGGCCCCGACGGCACCATCCAGCCGCTCAAGGCCGACCCGGTCGGCTTCGGGTCCGAGCATCCGCCCGCCAACGCCTCGATCGTGCGCGACATCACCGGCTACGGCTGGTCCGACGACGCATGGATGACCACCCGCGCCGAGGCCCAGAAGCGCGAGGCCCCGATCTCGGTCTACGAGGTGCACCTGCCCTCGTGGCGCCGCAAGAACGACAACCGGCCGATCTCCTACATCGAGGCGGCGCAGGAGCTGGTCGAGTACGTGACCGAGATGGGGTTCACCCACATCGAGCTTCTGCCGATCAGCGAATACCCCTTCGACGGTTCCTGGGGCTACCAGCCGGTGGGTCTGTTTGCGCCGACGATCCGCTGTGGCCTGCCGCATGAATTCCGCGACCTGGTGAACGCGGCGCACCGCGCCGGTCTCGGCATCATCCTCGACTGGGTGCCGGGTCACTTCCCCACCGACCCGCACGGGCTGGGCAAGTTCGACGGCACCGCGCTCTACGAGCACGCCGACCCGCGCGAAGGTTTCCACCGCGACTGGAACACGCTGATCTACAACTACGGCCGCGCCGAGGTTGCCAACTTCCTGACCGCCAACGCGCTCTACTGGCTCGAAGAATACCACGCCGACGGTCTGCGCGTGGATGCGGTCGCCTCGATGCTCTACCGCGACTACTCGCGCAATCCCGGCGAGTGGGTGCCGAACAAGGACGGCGGCCGCGAGAACTACGAGGCCATAGACCTGCTGCGCCGCGTCAACACGGAGTCCTACGGCGAGAACCCGGGCATCATGACGGTGGCCGAGGAAAGCACCGCCTATCCCGGCGTCTCGCAGCCGGTGGACCAGGGCGGGCTCGGCTTCGGCTTCAAGTGGAACATGGGGTGGATGAACGACACCCTCGAATACATGAAGACCGACCCGCTCTACCGCACCCATCATCACCACAAGATGACCTTCGGGCTGGTCTACGCCTTCTCCGAGAACTTCATCCTGCCGATCAGCCACGACGAGGTGGTGCACGGCAAGGGCTCGATGCTGGGCAAGATGCCCGGCAACGAGTGGGAGAAGTTCGCCAACCTCCGGGCCTACTACGGCTTCATGTGGGGCCATCCGGGCAAGAAGCTGCTGTTCATGGGCCAGGAGCTCGCACAACGTTCCGAATGGAACCACGACGCGCAGGTCGACTGGGACTGCCTGTCGAACCCGCAGCACGCGGGCATGCAGGCGCTGGTGCGCGATCTCAACACGCTCTACCGCGACACGCCGGCGCTTTACGCACGAGACTGCTTCGAGAGCGGCTTCGAGTGGATCATCGGCGACGACCAGACCAACTCGGTCTTCGCGTGGATCCGCCACGGCAACGACGGCGACCCGGACGTTGTGGTGATCTGCAACATGACACCGCAGGAACACGGCTCGTATCGCGTGGGCATGCCCGCCAAGGGCCGCTGGCGCGAGGCGCTCAACAGCGATTCCGAACTCTACGGCGGCGGCAACCGCGGCAACTACGGGGGGGTCGATGCGAAGGACGGCACGCACCATGGCCAGCCCGCCTATGCCGACGTGACGCTGCCACCGCTCTCGGCCATCTACCTGGTGCACGAGGGCTGA
- the glgC gene encoding glucose-1-phosphate adenylyltransferase: MPWRQQRLAGRSMAFVLAGGRGSRLHELTNSRVKPAVYFGGKTRIIDFALSNALNSGIRKIALATQYKAHSLIRHCQRGWNFFRSERNEFLDILPASQRVTEGMWYRGTVDAVAQNIDIIDSYDIDYIVILAGDHIYKMDYEAMIAQHVETNADVTVGCLTVDRGEASAFGCMAVDGKDRITSFLEKPADPPGLPDDPQKTLVSMGIYVFTWEFLRERLLEDLDNEASSHDFGNDMIPEIVEKGTAQAHRFEDSCVRTRPDAPAYWRDVGTIDAFWKANIDLTDFTPDLDLWDRDWPIWTYSELLPPAKFIHDEEDRRGSAVSSLVTGGCIVSGTEIRESLLSTMCHTNSYASLNRVVALPYVNVARHARLKNVVINRGVHIPEGLVVGEDPEEDARWFRVSPGGVTLITQRMLDRREAEK; the protein is encoded by the coding sequence ATGCCTTGGAGACAACAGCGCCTTGCCGGACGGAGCATGGCCTTCGTCCTGGCCGGCGGGCGCGGCTCACGCCTGCACGAACTGACCAACAGCCGGGTAAAACCGGCGGTCTACTTCGGCGGCAAAACCCGGATCATCGACTTCGCGCTGTCGAACGCGCTGAACTCGGGCATCCGCAAGATTGCGCTCGCCACGCAATACAAGGCCCACAGCCTGATCCGCCACTGCCAGCGCGGCTGGAACTTCTTCCGCTCCGAGCGCAACGAGTTCCTCGACATCCTGCCCGCCTCGCAGCGGGTCACTGAGGGGATGTGGTATCGCGGCACGGTCGACGCGGTGGCGCAGAACATCGACATCATCGACAGCTACGACATCGACTACATCGTCATTCTCGCCGGCGATCACATCTACAAGATGGACTACGAGGCGATGATCGCCCAGCACGTCGAGACGAATGCCGACGTGACCGTGGGCTGCCTGACGGTGGATCGTGGCGAGGCCAGCGCCTTCGGTTGCATGGCGGTCGACGGCAAGGACCGGATCACTTCGTTCCTAGAGAAGCCCGCCGACCCGCCGGGTCTTCCGGACGATCCGCAGAAGACGCTCGTGTCGATGGGCATCTACGTCTTCACATGGGAATTCCTCCGCGAGCGGCTGCTCGAGGATCTCGACAACGAGGCATCGAGCCACGACTTCGGCAACGACATGATCCCCGAGATCGTCGAAAAGGGCACCGCGCAGGCGCATCGCTTCGAGGACAGCTGCGTGCGCACCCGGCCCGATGCACCGGCCTACTGGCGTGACGTGGGCACGATCGACGCCTTCTGGAAGGCAAACATCGACCTTACCGATTTCACCCCGGATCTCGATCTGTGGGACCGAGACTGGCCGATCTGGACCTACTCCGAGCTGCTGCCGCCCGCCAAGTTCATCCACGACGAGGAAGACCGGCGTGGCTCGGCGGTAAGCTCGCTGGTCACCGGGGGGTGCATCGTCTCGGGCACGGAAATCCGCGAGTCGCTGCTGTCAACCATGTGTCACACCAACTCCTATGCCTCGCTCAACCGCGTGGTGGCGCTGCCCTATGTCAACGTGGCACGACACGCGCGGCTTAAAAACGTCGTCATAAACCGTGGTGTACACATCCCCGAGGGGCTCGTCGTGGGCGAGGACCCGGAAGAAGACGCCCGGTGGTTCCGCGTCAGCCCCGGTGGCGTGACGCTCATCACCCAGCGGATGCTGGACCGGAGGGAAGCCGAGAAATGA
- the glgX gene encoding glycogen debranching protein GlgX, whose translation MSDPVILAGNPAELGASFDGDGVNFAVFSENAEALDLCLFDENGTETARLPLPERDGDIWYGRVPGLTPGQHYGFRAHGAFAPKDGHRFNPAKLLLDPYARRLTGHPTWHDALYGGAEAPDTRDSARFMPKCVVEDPSFDWGQRHAAPGTPFEESVIYEAHVKGLTQRFPGVKHPGSFLGLASDPVIDHLVGLGVTAVELLPVHAFLNDRFLVQKGLVNYWGYQTLGFFAPEPRYLGQGGLWEFQYMVARLHAAGIEVILDVVYNHSCEGDGNGPTLSFRGLDNRAYYRLQDDKRHYVNDTGTGNTLDLEHPMVLRMVMDSLRYWATTMGVDGFRFDLCATLGRGATGFDSNSAFFKAVRQDPVLSNKKLIAEPWDIGPGGYQLGGFPPPFSEWNDKYRDGVRRFWRGDLGHVPVLADRITGSAGLFDHSGRRATSSVNLLTAHDGFTLADTVSYVERHNEANGEDNRDGHGENYSDNFGVEGPTDDEAINAARARRRRNMMATLLLSQGTPMILGGDEIGNSQSGNNNAYAQDNEIGWIDWDSADEEFLAFTRWLIGFRKAHPILRQKRFLHSQPRKVDGVPDLFWWRPDGTEMTRADWTNGHLSVLCAEFRMASGTPRYAQREEAIYLAFNAGEAVQITLPPISEGFRWVRHVDTASPELAAEPVGPELTLAENSVVALVEEPA comes from the coding sequence ATGAGCGACCCTGTCATTTTGGCCGGAAACCCCGCAGAGCTCGGGGCCTCTTTCGATGGCGACGGGGTCAACTTCGCCGTCTTCTCTGAGAATGCCGAAGCCCTCGATCTATGCCTCTTCGACGAGAACGGGACCGAAACCGCACGGCTGCCGCTGCCCGAGCGTGACGGCGACATCTGGTATGGCCGCGTGCCGGGGCTCACCCCCGGTCAGCACTACGGCTTTCGAGCTCACGGTGCCTTTGCGCCGAAGGACGGCCACCGCTTCAACCCCGCGAAGCTGCTGCTCGACCCTTATGCGCGTCGGCTGACCGGCCATCCCACCTGGCATGACGCGCTCTATGGCGGCGCCGAGGCGCCCGACACGCGAGACAGCGCCCGATTCATGCCGAAATGCGTGGTCGAGGACCCGAGCTTCGACTGGGGCCAGCGTCACGCGGCACCGGGCACCCCCTTCGAGGAAAGCGTCATATACGAAGCGCACGTCAAGGGGCTCACCCAGCGCTTTCCCGGCGTGAAACACCCCGGCAGCTTTCTTGGCCTCGCCTCCGACCCGGTGATCGATCACCTTGTCGGGCTTGGCGTGACGGCGGTCGAGCTGTTGCCGGTGCATGCCTTCCTGAACGACCGTTTCCTGGTTCAAAAAGGGCTCGTAAACTACTGGGGATACCAGACTTTGGGCTTTTTCGCTCCAGAGCCGCGCTACCTTGGCCAAGGCGGTCTGTGGGAGTTCCAATACATGGTGGCCCGGCTGCATGCCGCCGGGATCGAGGTCATTCTCGACGTCGTCTACAACCACAGCTGCGAGGGCGACGGGAACGGGCCGACGCTGAGCTTTCGCGGGCTCGACAACCGCGCCTACTACCGGCTGCAGGACGACAAACGCCACTACGTGAACGACACCGGCACCGGCAACACGCTCGACCTCGAGCATCCGATGGTGCTGCGCATGGTGATGGACTCGCTGCGTTACTGGGCGACGACCATGGGGGTCGACGGCTTCCGCTTCGATCTCTGTGCCACGCTCGGGCGCGGCGCCACTGGCTTCGATAGTAATTCAGCGTTTTTCAAGGCCGTTCGCCAAGATCCTGTTCTTTCGAATAAAAAGCTCATCGCGGAACCCTGGGACATCGGTCCCGGAGGCTACCAGCTGGGTGGCTTTCCGCCGCCGTTCTCGGAGTGGAACGACAAGTATCGTGATGGCGTCCGGCGCTTCTGGCGCGGCGATCTTGGCCACGTCCCGGTTCTGGCGGATCGCATCACCGGGTCCGCCGGGCTTTTCGATCATTCCGGACGGCGCGCGACGTCGTCTGTCAACCTGCTGACCGCCCATGATGGTTTCACGCTCGCCGACACCGTCTCCTACGTCGAGCGTCACAACGAAGCCAACGGCGAGGACAATCGCGACGGCCACGGCGAGAACTACTCGGACAACTTCGGTGTCGAGGGTCCGACCGATGACGAGGCCATCAACGCCGCGCGCGCCCGGCGCCGTCGCAACATGATGGCGACACTGTTGCTCAGCCAGGGCACTCCGATGATCCTCGGCGGCGACGAGATCGGCAATTCGCAATCGGGCAACAACAACGCCTACGCGCAGGACAACGAGATCGGCTGGATCGACTGGGACTCCGCCGACGAGGAATTCCTTGCCTTCACCCGCTGGCTGATCGGCTTCCGAAAGGCGCATCCGATCCTGCGCCAGAAGCGTTTCCTGCATTCGCAGCCGCGCAAGGTCGACGGTGTGCCCGACCTTTTCTGGTGGCGCCCGGACGGCACCGAGATGACCCGGGCCGACTGGACCAATGGGCACCTCAGCGTGCTCTGCGCCGAATTTCGCATGGCCAGCGGCACGCCGCGCTATGCGCAGCGCGAAGAGGCGATCTACCTTGCCTTCAATGCCGGAGAGGCGGTGCAGATCACGCTGCCCCCGATCTCCGAGGGGTTTCGTTGGGTGCGCCATGTCGACACCGCGAGCCCCGAACTGGCCGCCGAGCCCGTCGGACCGGAACTCACCCTGGCGGAGAACTCCGTCGTCGCGCTCGTCGAGGAGCCTGCATGA
- the glgA gene encoding glycogen synthase GlgA: protein MTRVLSVASECVPLIKTGGLADVAGALPGALAAQGVEMRTLVPGYRPVMQAVGRRRKVAEWDNLFGGFARVYRGALGDQVLYALDAPHLFDRDAGPYLDGHGRDWDDNAERFAALSSAAAMICAEGIEGWMPQVMHCHDWQSGWAPLYLRELGASDRVASLMTIHNIAFQGISPPEMISTLGLPHSEFTENGYEFYNNISALKAGLVYSDKLGTVSPTYASELMTEEFGMGLDGVLRARQEDLVGILNGIDEAIWTPPYKTPAGKAKHRAALRDEMGLPDWPGPVCVVVSRLTEQKGLDILLQALPALLDRGGQLVLLGSGNRELERAFLDYREAHPGVAVTIGYDEALARRMIAGGDAILVPSRFEPCGLTQLYGLRHGTLPLVALTGGLADTVINASPAGLAAGAATGLQFHPVTAQALAQSLMKLVKLYEDQTTWKKMMKNAMAAPVGWDQSAAAYAALYAEMVKAE, encoded by the coding sequence ATGACCCGTGTGCTGTCCGTCGCCTCGGAATGCGTGCCGCTGATCAAGACCGGGGGGCTGGCCGACGTGGCCGGCGCCCTGCCGGGGGCACTGGCGGCACAGGGCGTCGAGATGCGCACCCTCGTGCCCGGCTATCGCCCGGTGATGCAGGCGGTCGGCCGGCGCCGCAAGGTGGCGGAATGGGACAACCTCTTCGGAGGCTTCGCACGGGTCTATCGCGGCGCGCTCGGCGACCAGGTGCTCTACGCGCTGGACGCGCCGCATCTCTTCGACCGCGATGCCGGACCCTACCTCGATGGCCACGGTCGCGACTGGGATGACAACGCCGAACGCTTCGCCGCCCTCTCCAGCGCCGCGGCCATGATCTGCGCCGAGGGGATCGAGGGGTGGATGCCACAGGTCATGCATTGCCACGACTGGCAGTCCGGCTGGGCACCGCTCTACCTCCGCGAGCTGGGCGCCAGCGATCGCGTCGCCTCGCTGATGACGATCCACAACATCGCCTTCCAAGGCATTTCGCCGCCAGAGATGATCTCGACGCTCGGCCTGCCGCACTCGGAATTCACCGAGAACGGATACGAGTTCTACAACAATATCAGCGCCCTGAAGGCCGGTCTTGTCTACTCGGACAAGCTCGGCACAGTGTCGCCGACCTACGCTTCGGAACTCATGACCGAAGAGTTCGGCATGGGGCTCGACGGCGTGCTGCGCGCCCGGCAGGAAGATCTCGTCGGCATCCTGAACGGCATCGACGAGGCGATTTGGACACCGCCCTACAAGACCCCGGCCGGCAAGGCCAAGCACCGCGCCGCGCTGCGCGACGAGATGGGCCTGCCCGACTGGCCCGGCCCGGTCTGCGTGGTGGTCTCGCGCCTGACCGAGCAGAAGGGTCTCGACATCCTCCTGCAGGCGCTGCCGGCACTTCTGGATCGGGGTGGCCAACTCGTCCTGCTCGGTTCGGGCAACCGCGAACTTGAGCGGGCGTTCCTCGACTATCGCGAGGCGCACCCGGGCGTCGCGGTCACCATCGGCTACGACGAGGCGCTCGCACGCCGCATGATCGCGGGCGGCGATGCCATTCTGGTGCCGTCCCGCTTCGAGCCCTGCGGGCTCACGCAACTTTACGGGCTGCGTCACGGGACGCTCCCGCTGGTTGCGCTCACGGGCGGGTTGGCCGATACGGTCATCAACGCATCGCCTGCTGGATTGGCAGCCGGTGCCGCGACCGGGCTCCAGTTCCACCCCGTGACCGCGCAGGCTCTTGCGCAATCGCTGATGAAGCTGGTCAAACTCTACGAAGATCAGACCACCTGGAAGAAGATGATGAAGAACGCCATGGCCGCACCCGTCGGCTGGGATCAATCCGCCGCCGCCTACGCGGCGCTCTACGCCGAGATGGTCAAGGCTGAATGA
- the malQ gene encoding 4-alpha-glucanotransferase yields the protein MTDPTLHERALKAGIIPEFKDLFGETQVASDETKAALLAAMGLGDGDAPEADPALPRYHVCEADQPCGMNLPQSWRIRCEDGTELEGRGALPALPLGRHLLEADGARCWLLSAPARLPLPRPMWGLMAPLACLRPPSQGGLGSYDDLAALAEGLGSQGAAFLGVNPIHAGFPTNPGGFSPYTPSHRRRFSPFYLPTAAQADDPGPVLNLPEEIPARMHALEEEYRVAPPGDAFDRYLAHEGEALQSFAIYEALAEKFGAYWDSWPEEYHDPKGAAVRTAAHEMADRVRFHAWLQYKAEGALSETQSRARAAGMDLGLYLDLAVGTHPHGAETWEDRQSFAFGASLGAPPDAFAPQGQNWHLAPFNPVHLIDTGFEALALTLRQQLRFSGALRIDHILGFERAYWVPDGHPGAYVAMPRDAMLAVARMEAARADAVIVGEDLGVIPDGLQQELSQSGILGCRLTCFEHAGDPPWYKAPQEYTEGAIASFSSHDLPTWKGWREGREIVLRRDLGIIPPEHVDGMLGWRGREVEGMDGATSPYRNGFPPEAPEAMASLLAVTASRMVALQVEDVLGLEDQPNLPGTVFEYPNWRQRLPAGVGEIAQSQVLANCAHIMKRAGR from the coding sequence ATGACCGACCCGACCCTTCACGAACGCGCCCTGAAAGCCGGAATCATCCCTGAATTCAAGGACCTGTTCGGCGAAACTCAAGTGGCATCGGACGAGACCAAGGCGGCGCTTCTTGCCGCGATGGGCCTTGGCGACGGTGACGCTCCGGAAGCCGATCCGGCGCTGCCCCGCTACCACGTCTGCGAGGCCGACCAGCCCTGCGGCATGAACCTTCCGCAGAGCTGGCGCATCCGCTGCGAGGACGGCACCGAGCTCGAGGGGCGCGGCGCGCTGCCGGCGCTGCCGCTTGGCCGACACCTGCTCGAAGCCGACGGCGCGCGCTGCTGGCTTCTGTCCGCGCCGGCGCGCCTGCCGCTGCCGCGCCCGATGTGGGGCCTCATGGCGCCGCTTGCCTGCCTGCGTCCGCCGTCACAGGGCGGTCTTGGCAGTTACGACGATCTTGCCGCGCTCGCCGAGGGGCTTGGCTCGCAGGGCGCCGCCTTTCTCGGCGTGAACCCTATCCATGCGGGCTTTCCGACCAATCCCGGCGGCTTCAGCCCCTACACGCCCTCGCACCGCCGGCGGTTCTCGCCCTTCTACCTGCCGACCGCGGCGCAGGCCGACGATCCGGGCCCGGTGCTGAACCTGCCCGAGGAAATCCCGGCCCGGATGCACGCGCTCGAGGAAGAATACCGCGTCGCCCCGCCCGGCGATGCCTTCGACCGCTACCTTGCCCACGAGGGCGAGGCGCTCCAGTCCTTCGCCATCTACGAAGCGCTGGCCGAGAAGTTCGGCGCCTACTGGGACAGCTGGCCCGAGGAATACCACGATCCGAAAGGCGCGGCCGTTCGCACGGCGGCGCACGAGATGGCCGACCGCGTGCGCTTCCACGCCTGGCTGCAATACAAGGCCGAGGGCGCCCTGTCCGAAACCCAGTCGCGCGCCCGCGCCGCCGGCATGGACCTCGGGCTCTACCTCGACCTTGCCGTGGGCACCCATCCGCACGGCGCCGAAACCTGGGAGGACCGGCAGAGCTTCGCCTTCGGCGCGAGCCTCGGGGCCCCGCCCGACGCCTTCGCGCCGCAGGGGCAGAACTGGCATCTCGCGCCCTTCAACCCCGTGCATCTCATCGACACCGGGTTCGAGGCCCTGGCGCTGACCCTGCGCCAGCAATTGCGGTTCTCGGGCGCGCTGCGCATCGACCACATCCTCGGCTTCGAGCGGGCCTACTGGGTGCCCGACGGCCATCCCGGCGCCTATGTCGCCATGCCGCGTGACGCGATGCTTGCCGTCGCCCGGATGGAGGCCGCCCGCGCCGACGCCGTCATCGTCGGTGAAGACCTCGGCGTGATCCCCGACGGGTTGCAGCAGGAACTGTCGCAGAGCGGCATCCTCGGCTGCCGGCTCACCTGCTTCGAGCACGCCGGCGACCCACCGTGGTACAAGGCCCCGCAGGAGTACACCGAGGGCGCCATCGCGAGCTTTTCCTCGCATGACCTTCCGACGTGGAAAGGCTGGCGCGAAGGCCGCGAGATCGTGCTGCGCCGCGATCTGGGCATCATCCCGCCCGAGCACGTGGACGGCATGCTCGGCTGGCGCGGCCGCGAGGTCGAGGGCATGGACGGGGCCACCAGCCCCTACCGCAACGGCTTTCCGCCCGAGGCGCCCGAGGCGATGGCCTCGCTGCTCGCCGTCACCGCCTCGCGCATGGTTGCCCTGCAGGTCGAGGACGTGCTTGGTCTCGAGGATCAGCCGAACCTGCCCGGGACCGTTTTCGAATACCCGAACTGGCGCCAGCGGCTCCCCGCCGGCGTCGGTGAAATCGCGCAATCCCAAGTGCTTGCAAACTGCGCCCACATCATGAAACGTGCCGGGCGATAG